The genomic segment TATAACTACATAATTTTTATATATGGTAATCCTCACATATTATAATGCTTTTCCTATGAGTACCTAATAAATCTAAGCCACTACCTTCAAAGTACAGGGAAAGCAGGTTTTGGGTTTGatgcccccccctcccccctttaaAGAGTCCTGCCAGGGATCCTGAGGAGTCTGTTGGATACAAAGGCATGGACGAGCTTTTCTGCATCAGATAGGGTGAGACTGAGACAGAGTTTAGCAATGTTtttgaggttaaaaaaaagatgatttacaCATGTGTTTAATGTGGTTATTAAATGTTAGGTGAGGATCCAGGCTCACACCAAGCTTGGTAACTGTAGATGAGAGGGGAATATCTTGTCCAGTAAATGATAAGGTGTTTATGAAAGATGATGAAGATGTCTGGACCTGATGTTGGGTGCCAACCATTGTGGCTTCTGTTATTGAACTGTTTAATTGGAGTAATTTTTCGCTCATTCCTGCCTTTATCTCCTCCAGGCATTTAGTCAGGGTGGACAGCGGTGATGAAAGTGATGAAGATACAGCAGAGGGGGTTGAGTCGGTCTTGATGTAAAGTTGTGtttcatcagcatagcaatggaaagaGATTCCATGCCGACAGATAACACAACTTAGGGGGAACATATATATAGAATGAAAACGACTGGTCTGAGAACGGGCCCTTGAGCTACACCACAGGTGACAGAAAACGTCGGGATTTAGCATTACCCAGGCTGACATATTCTGTCCTCCCAGAAATATAGGAGGTGAACCAGTCCAAGGCAGTACCAGACAGTCCAACGTCACAGTGGAGTCGAGTGAGTAGGATGCAGTGATCCACGGTGTCAAAAGCTGCGGTTAGGTCGAGGAGAGTGAGTAGAGAGGGATAGCCAGCATCCGCCATCATCAAAAGGTCATTTGTGACCCCAACCAGCGCTGTTTCTGTCCTGTGGTTAGAACAGAAGCCTGACTTAAATTGTTCAAACAGATTGTGTAGGTGCACATGGTCCTAAAGCTGAATGGCGACAGCATTTTCAAGCACTTTAGAAAGAAACAGGAGGTTGCAGATGGGTCTATTGTTGGCAAGGACAACTGGATCTAGGGTGGGTTTTTTACGAAGCGTCTTGATGACAACAGTTTTGAGTGCAGATGGAACAAGGCCAGACtgaagagacacacaaacacacacacacacaattatttcATGTCATtgatgtaaagtaaaaaaagataaataaaagttacTTAAAAAGCCATGTTCAAGCGATAATGTTCTTTGtaagctgaacattttgaagtttgaacagtgtttctagctgaaagtatgctgAAACAGTTAGGTGCAAAGAGGAAGTAGAAGAACGTTACTCTAAATAACTAAGTCAGCCTAACTTAACTAAATGCTACACAAAAAAgttgtgtagtgtgtgtgtgtgtacacacctCAGTGCAAAAAGTATAATAAATCACTATTGGTACAGAAATGTGTATATCACTATATACATAGCcaaattgttttcaaaaatataATTCTAAGCACCATAGCTTTTAATTATACTGTAGCAGTGTATAGCAACTGTATTCAGTTCTGTGTGGAGACATATATGTGAGaacttttgtgtgtatgtatttgtatgttttttttaatgtaagcaTACTACTTTTAGAAGAAGCTGGTGGCACAaacctttttctgtttctgactGCAGGCTTTCACTACAGAGTTCAGAGTTCATTGGGGCCAACATTTACTGAGACCAGAATTTGCAGAAAGCACTTACTACCTCTACAAGGTGAACATCTGGCAGGACAGAGAAAACATAAAGCTTCTGGTTTAATTCCTTCACTCATTTGCTGTATTCAGTAATATACAAAGCATTTTAATGgaattgtaattatattttgatTTGTGCAGGCCACTGGTGACCCCTACTACCTCAGAGTGGGACAATCCATTGTGGAAAAGCTCAATGCCTATGCCAGGGTGCCTTGTGGATTTGCTGCTGTGCAAGATGTCCGCACTGGGACACATGAAGACAGGTACTGTGTAAGAGAAATGCCAATGCAAACATAGTTTCCCTGACAAGTTACCCTAAAAGTTTTGGTCTGCAGTAAGACTTTATTTGTGGGAGGAATATTGTATTGAAACCTCAACATTTTTCGTGTGATAACATCTTTTGCATCTGTctatatctttgtgtgtgtaggatGGACTCTTTTTTTCTAGCAGAGATGTTTAAATACCTGTACCTGCTGTTTTCGGAGAAGAACCAGGTGCCCATTGATATTGATGACTACATCTTTACCACAGAGGCTCACCTTCTCCCAGTCTCTCTTTCCATCACCCAGCCACCCTGTCAAGGCAACAGTACAGTGAGTGCACTCACTTTACCACTAACACAAGATCACATATTATAGAAACATTTTAGGCTTAGAATTTGTGTATCAGCTTTGTGTACAGTTAAAATGCTAATGGagtgtaaaagaaaagtttaatttGCTGTGTGTCATGTATTTCAGGAGACTGTCCCTCTTTCTCAACAAGAAGATCTGTTCACACACTCCTGCCCCAGCACTGAGACGCTGTTCCCCAACAACCCTTCATTTGCCAAAACCATTCGGGACAGCTACAAGTACCTCACCGGGGTGGGGCGAGCCTTTCACCCCTTACCTGTCAGGTATGTCCAGTCTCAAAGGCCTCTTGTATTTTTAATGGAATCACTGGTGTAATCTGTTAGCCATGATTGCTTTCAGTTGTAattggggtgtgtgtgtactttacaGGGAAATTGAACTACCGCTTCATGATAATGGCATGGAGCCAGTGGAGTTTTTGAAAAGCATGGGCATTTCTCTCACACCACTGAATGAGATCATAGCAAGAGACACTGGAAGTCAGAAGGTATATTggttactttaaataaattatttacattaggCCCAAGGGTTGGGGACGGTGAAGGTAATTCCTAGTATGCACAACATGTTTTCAGATTGCTGTTTGAAAACTTATTTGGTAGATTTTGATCTAACAAAATGCATGCATTTATATGctttaagcacattttatttaagtggAGCTATTAAAATATAGGTTAATTATGTAACCTTCAGAACCAGTTATCTTTTTGACCAAGAAAGAGCTTTTGGCAGCATGTAGAATTAGAAAATATGATGCTTAAACAAAGGATGTTTTGTTCATCATCTTACTAGCaccctgtgttttcttcaggaGTAAGCACAGCCTCTCTAGTATTATGAGGTTTCCAACAgtgagaggaaaaaggaaatgcgTTATAGTAAATAGATTACCAATTTCATCTTccttttaaatagtttattatATACACTGCCAATAAAAAATTGGAAACAGCTAcatacttttgtatttctattatctttggttgatttttatttaataaaatatttattaaggaccacaaaacacacaaaaaaggaaaacaattaatttttaagcatatttgagcagAGAATAACAGTTAAATcagatttgcattttaaacattgcTTACAGCAGTAACTGCCTGACAACTCCATAGCattctactgatcagttttCCCAGAAAATCAAGTGGGGACGCTCTTAGACTGATCATGCATGTCCCGGCCAGGTGTGAAAACATCTTGAAAACTTCATATCTAGTTAACCattattttttggcttttcctttttaattagtGTGACCTATAATTTTTAGTGTAAATTGGAACTAAAAatggccaaacaaaaacagctttcctTAAAAGCTCATTAGTATACACTAATGAAATATAGACAcggaattaaatattttttcaaaggTTGCCAGGGTAGTATCCAGAGACATGCTGCAActggatccaatcaggacaGATCATGTGCAATGCATCCTTAATCAACATGGAAACCACTCCATAGTAAAGACGCATGATATTCCCTCTGGCCAACAGCTGGTTGGGGAAATTCATTTTCAGCAAGATAATACCCCAAGAATTCTTCCCAGTGTTGTAAGAACTAGAAATTAGTTGCTGGAATGCTCTTTGTAAGGGCTTGGCCAGCTCAATCACTAGATCTGAACCCCAATCGAGCTGGTGTGGGAGAATCTGACCCGAAGAGTTCAGAGACACTCCCCAACCAGTGCAGAATGCCTGCAGAAGAAATCACACCTTCATatctgcaaataaaaatttgttttaataaaagtaaagtatAACATGCAAGTTTGATTTGACAAATATTCTTTCGTTAAATATGcttaaaacatgaataattttttgtttgttttgtgatcCATTAACAACCATTTGATTAAATATAAGCAACAAAAagtattagaaataaaaaaagtgtaggtgtttccaaacttttctTGGCAGTGTATAGTATATCGAATTAATAGCAAAATTGAGGGAAAAttgtaaagaataaagaaaatactGCTTTAAAAATGCATGGAATGTGGAATACTATATAGTATCACAATACCTGCAAATTCTTTGAGAAAATTTGATTAAACTTACTCATTcttaacacaaacattttacttgaCATTAGTGTAAAACAGTTCATTCAAATGATCTAAGCCTTCCTTTTTTCACCCCATTTGAATTTGTTAAGGAGCATAAAGGAGTGTACCGCGTAAGACTTGTGGCAGAGGTTAGCCAGTCaccagaggaagaggaggtggtgcCTCATGTTGTCCAGCTTATATCACCACCATTTCTGGGTAGGACTGTCCTCACAGCAGGGCCTGCAAAGTTTGGAATGGACCTCTCCAAACAGGAGCATGCGGTGAGCTTCCGCTGTGTCAGTGAAACCGAGTCAACATCAAAGCTCCCAACAAATTATCCGCATTTATTAGCAATATCTCccaaatatttcattttctgtttcatctGTGCTTCTCCAGgaaataatgtattaaaaatagcATAATTAAACTTGTGCTGTAGGTGAAGGGAAGCATTGTGAAAACCTTCCCCTACACAGCTTGTGGGCCAATCGATAATGCATTGGAGCTCAAAGGCCGTATTGCCTTGGCACTACGTGGCGACTGTATGTTTGCTGTAAAGGCTCGTCGACTGCAGGACGCTGGAGCCATAGGTGTAATCTTTATAGGTAAGGAACTGAAGTCAGATTGTTTCTGTTGGAGAATAGAGTAAAACATTAATcaatttctttgttgtttttgttttgtttgtttagaccACCATGAGGGGAGTAACAGTGATGAAACGCCTCTATTCCAGATGGTTGGAGATGGTGATTCCACTGAAGACATCACCCTgcctttagtgtttttattcagcCGCGAGGGTGCTGTGCTCACAGCTGCCCTGGAGGAGCATCACAATGTGGATGTACTACTGCTGCCCAAAGAGAGGCAGCTTGGACACGGTGCGGATCTGGGGGGAGGGATTAAAGGATAATGCTAGCAAAATTCTGTATGTTTGtggtgctttaaaaaaacaaaaccaacaaaacatagCTCTTGAcagattttaaagttttgttctttttttgtttatttcggCTTTCCTGTAAgatcagggtcgccacagcgcaTCATTAGTCCACATttggatttggcacagtttttacaccggatgccagGACGTAAGCCTCCCCAATTTTCTACTGCGCTTGGGACCTATATTTGGTGCTGTGCTGCTGGGTGTTGAGTGTCTTGCCAcgggacatttcgacatgtggTTGAAAAGATTTGGCCgtgaacctccaaccctatggcccgtgggcagccactctaccaactgagctactgccaccaccatttattttatttttttctaattaattcCCTTAAACAGTTAGGCACTAAAGGTTctagttaatttttttcaaaaactgtaGCAATAAATAAGAGTATGTTGTGCATACGTTTGAGTTTGAACTGCATATTTGTTGAGAGAGTGTTAAAGGCAGCATGATAGCGTTGCTTTGATTTAGTATTTTGATTTTGTATTGATTctctgattttgtgttttattgaccgtccagataaaactgaaaaaacagtcGGCGTGAACATCAAACTGCGTCTAGCAGAGGAGGGGGAAGTAGAGGAAGAAGCAGCCAAAGGGCCCACCCTTGAGCTTGTTTTGGCGAAAGAAGACGTGCTTttaaaggaagaggaagagctcAAGGGAGAACAAAACTCCCAGTGGCAGTCCTGCACAAAGGCAACAGTGAATGACAGAACTGAACAATGTTCAGTAGATTCATCTCTAACCCCAAACTCTAACAGTGGACCAGACAGAAATCCTTGACTATAGATTCTGAAGCAACGAAGCTCCCTAAGGCCCTCATCTGTTTCTGAATGGCGTGTGCCTCTGAGCCCTTCACTGCCCTGTGTGGAGCCCTAACTGAACCTGCCTGCATGTGTATAACTGGAATAGGAGAGTAAAGCATTGTGATGACTGCAGTTACATTCTGTCTTCACTTTCAAACCTAAAGATGATTCTATAATCATAGGAGAGACAGTTAAAGCACAGATCTTAGTGTTGgaaatagttgttttttatgAGACTAAACTAGATGCTAAATACTCAAAACTGTAGGCTAAGCTGGCTGGGCTGGTGCTACAGTACCTAAACCTAGCCTGTAGTGTTGCTATTGTAGCAAATAGGTGTAAGTGGGAATAATGATGTAGATCATCATCTAGAATATAAAACTTTAGAGAACATAGATAAGACAACAAATTTGTCCAGCTTCGTATTTTATGcaatgcagtttgttttcacATCAGTAAGTACTGTTAAATGTTCAGTAATGGTGAATGGAATATCACCTGGCCAGTAGGGGGTGTCAGCTACCATAGCTTTTCAGTGAAATAATATTGGTAGATGAAAGAGATGAACTTGGGGCCAATAGGCAAAGTTTATTTTGTACTAGTACACAACTTCAGGGAATTTCAAGAGTTAATGCAGTTTGACCGATTTGATGAAACGATTGCGAgttttgcatttcctttttgctactatgtgtatgtttgtgtgtttgcaaagtGTGTTATAATTATATCTTCGGCCTAAACCCTCTAAATCTACACAAAGTCATTATGCAAGGAATTGTATGCATGTAATGTAGGATTGACCACCATAAACCTTTCAGTTGGCATTTTTAGGCtgcatgctgcttttttttcacaaactaTAAACAGTTACATAATTGTTAGTTTGTAATTAATCATTGCAAAAATTACCAAAGCAGGTTCTTTTGTAGCCTAAGTCCAGTTGTacagaaacactttttatttccagATGTAACATTACATGGTGGTCTCTAGTCCTAGACTCTAGTCCTGCACTTAGAAACACGGGTATGATCGTCTGCTGCAGATTCAAACCCAAATAACTATTTAAGCTGTCTatgcatttcttttattgtgtgttGCAACAACGCTTAAGAATCATATTTTCACTAAACCCAAGTCCtccttaaaataaaagatcaaCTACAGGGATGGTTTCAAAACCGAATAGAGCAGTGTCTTATGTAGCAGTGTCTGTCAGGTTTATGGTGAATACAGCA from the Channa argus isolate prfri chromosome 18, Channa argus male v1.0, whole genome shotgun sequence genome contains:
- the si:ch211-282j22.3 gene encoding ER degradation-enhancing alpha-mannosidase-like protein 3 isoform X2, with translation MKRRGNTLCRERAHLSVTGRMLRILLMASFLGWVTCQESQSMTPEEKSVIRDQIIEMFDHAYGSYMKYAYPADELMPLSCRGRVRGQEPNRGDIDDSLGKFSLTLIDTLDTLVVLNKLDEFEDAVRKAVTDVRLDNDVVVSVFETNIRVLGGLLGAHVMADLLRQSGGRMQWYHDELLHMAKDLGHRLLPAFNTTSGLPYPKVNLRYGVLNPLSRTGTESDTCTACAGTMILEFAALSRLSGDSVFEEHARKALDVLWERRQRGSDLVGTVINIHNGEWIRRDSGVGAGIDSYYEYLMKAYILLGDNVFLERFNIHYIAIMKYISQPPLLLNVHMHNPTVSVHSWMDSLLAFFPGLQVLRGDLKPAIETHEMLYQVTKQHKFLPEAFTTEFRVHWGQHLLRPEFAESTYYLYKATGDPYYLRVGQSIVEKLNAYARVPCGFAAVQDVRTGTHEDRMDSFFLAEMFKYLYLLFSEKNQVPIDIDDYIFTTEAHLLPVSLSITQPPCQGNSTETVPLSQQEDLFTHSCPSTETLFPNNPSFAKTIRDSYKYLTGVGRAFHPLPVREIELPLHDNGMEPVEFLKSMGISLTPLNEIIARDTGSQKEHKGVYRVRLVAEVSQSPEEEEVVPHVVQLISPPFLGRTVLTAGPAKFGMDLSKQEHAVKGSIVKTFPYTACGPIDNALELKGRIALALRGDCMFAVKARRLQDAGAIGVIFIDHHEGSNSDETPLFQMVGDGDSTEDITLPLVFLFSREGAVLTAALEEHHNVDVLLLPKERQLGHDKTEKTVGVNIKLRLAEEGEVEEEAAKGPTLELVLAKEDVLLKEEEELKGEQNSQWQSCTKATVNDRTEQCSVDSSLTPNSNSGPDRNP
- the si:ch211-282j22.3 gene encoding ER degradation-enhancing alpha-mannosidase-like protein 3 isoform X1, translated to MKRRGNTLCRERAHLSVTGRMLRILLMASFLGWVTCQESQSMTPEEKSVIRDQIIEMFDHAYGSYMKYAYPADELMPLSCRGRVRGQEPNRGDIDDSLGKFSLTLIDTLDTLVVLNKLDEFEDAVRKAVTDVRLDNDVVVSVFETNIRVLGGLLGAHVMADLLRQSGGRMQWYHDELLHMAKDLGHRLLPAFNTTSGLPYPKVNLRYGVLNPLSRTGTESDTCTACAGTMILEFAALSRLSGDSVFEEHARKALDVLWERRQRGSDLVGTVINIHNGEWIRRDSGVGAGIDSYYEYLMKAYILLGDNVFLERFNIVSLHHHHKLKHYIAIMKYISQPPLLLNVHMHNPTVSVHSWMDSLLAFFPGLQVLRGDLKPAIETHEMLYQVTKQHKFLPEAFTTEFRVHWGQHLLRPEFAESTYYLYKATGDPYYLRVGQSIVEKLNAYARVPCGFAAVQDVRTGTHEDRMDSFFLAEMFKYLYLLFSEKNQVPIDIDDYIFTTEAHLLPVSLSITQPPCQGNSTETVPLSQQEDLFTHSCPSTETLFPNNPSFAKTIRDSYKYLTGVGRAFHPLPVREIELPLHDNGMEPVEFLKSMGISLTPLNEIIARDTGSQKEHKGVYRVRLVAEVSQSPEEEEVVPHVVQLISPPFLGRTVLTAGPAKFGMDLSKQEHAVKGSIVKTFPYTACGPIDNALELKGRIALALRGDCMFAVKARRLQDAGAIGVIFIDHHEGSNSDETPLFQMVGDGDSTEDITLPLVFLFSREGAVLTAALEEHHNVDVLLLPKERQLGHDKTEKTVGVNIKLRLAEEGEVEEEAAKGPTLELVLAKEDVLLKEEEELKGEQNSQWQSCTKATVNDRTEQCSVDSSLTPNSNSGPDRNP